The Parabacteroides sp. AD58 genome includes a window with the following:
- a CDS encoding site-specific integrase, with the protein MRSTFKVLFYVKKGSEKPNGNLPLMCRITVDGEIKQFSCKMDVPLRLWDVKNNRASGKSAEAQRINRAVDKIRVEINRRYQELMQTDGYVTAAKLKDAYLGIGIKQETLLKLFEQHNSEFAKKVGHSRAKGTFRRYVTVCKHIREFLPHTYKREDIPLKELNLSFINDFEYFLRTEKKCRTNTIWGYMIVLKHIISIARNDGRLPFNPFAGYINSPESVDRGYITREEIHTMMNTDMPDKTHELVRDLFLFSTFTGLAYSDVKNLTEDNLQTFFDGNLWIITRRKKTNTESNIRLLDVPRKIIEKYRGMTRDNKVFPMPSNTTCNKKLKAIAKLCGIKVHLTYHVARHSAATTVLLSNGVPIETVSRLLGHTNIKTTQIYAKITAQKISQDMETLSHKLEDMEKNICNAIQ; encoded by the coding sequence ATGAGAAGTACATTTAAGGTATTGTTCTACGTGAAGAAAGGCAGTGAGAAACCCAACGGCAACCTGCCTTTGATGTGTCGCATTACGGTGGACGGAGAGATTAAGCAGTTCAGTTGCAAGATGGATGTTCCCTTGCGCCTGTGGGACGTGAAGAACAACCGTGCTTCGGGTAAGAGTGCCGAAGCGCAAAGAATCAACCGTGCCGTTGACAAAATCAGAGTGGAGATAAACCGCCGTTATCAAGAGTTGATGCAGACGGACGGTTATGTCACTGCTGCCAAGTTGAAAGATGCCTATCTCGGCATCGGTATCAAACAGGAAACCTTGCTAAAACTGTTTGAACAACACAACAGCGAATTTGCCAAGAAAGTGGGACACAGCAGGGCAAAAGGAACATTCCGACGTTATGTTACCGTCTGCAAGCACATCCGTGAGTTCCTACCCCATACCTACAAGCGTGAAGATATTCCGTTAAAAGAGTTGAACCTCTCGTTCATCAACGACTTCGAGTATTTCCTGCGTACTGAGAAAAAATGCCGCACCAATACCATTTGGGGCTACATGATTGTGCTGAAACACATTATTTCCATAGCGAGGAATGACGGTCGTCTGCCGTTCAATCCCTTTGCAGGGTACATCAACTCTCCCGAAAGCGTGGACAGAGGGTATATTACGAGAGAGGAGATACACACAATGATGAACACCGATATGCCCGACAAGACACACGAGCTTGTCAGGGATTTATTTCTGTTCTCCACCTTTACAGGTTTGGCATATTCCGATGTCAAGAACCTTACGGAAGACAACCTGCAAACATTCTTTGACGGAAATCTGTGGATTATCACCCGAAGAAAGAAAACTAACACGGAATCCAATATCCGATTGTTGGATGTTCCCCGAAAGATAATAGAGAAGTACAGGGGTATGACAAGAGATAATAAAGTATTCCCCATGCCGAGTAACACGACTTGCAACAAGAAGCTGAAAGCCATTGCCAAGTTGTGCGGTATAAAAGTCCACTTGACCTATCATGTAGCAAGACATTCGGCAGCGACCACTGTGCTGTTATCCAACGGAGTACCCATTGAAACCGTCAGCCGACTTTTGGGACATACCAACATAAAAACGACCCAAATTTACGCAAAAATCACAGCCCAAAAGATTAGTCAGGATATGGAAACATTGTCGCACAAACTGGAGGATATGGAAAAGAACATTTGCAATGCCATTCAGTAA